Proteins encoded together in one Astatotilapia calliptera chromosome 7, fAstCal1.2, whole genome shotgun sequence window:
- the LOC113026351 gene encoding proton myo-inositol cotransporter-like isoform X2, with translation MSNLMASRRQKAGDDGERSLIGPPSRHVDENLPDRDAPKPLFVYLLAFFSALGGFLFGYDTGVVSGAMILLKKEMNLNALWQELLVSSTVGAAALSALSGGYLNGWLGRRICILVASFIFTVGGIILSLAPDKVVLLVGRITVGLGIGIASMTVPVYIAEVSPPHLRGQLVTINSLFITGGQFIASVIDGAFSYVRQDGWRYMLGLSCLPSVLQFFGFIFLPESPRWLLQKGRSLEAHQVLSQIRGGQNIDEEYDTIRASIEEEEKDLNGGGPVIFRILRHSPTRRALIVGCGLQMFQQLSGINTVMYYSATIVQMAGVRDDKQAIWLAAATSATNFVFTLLGVWLVEKVGRRKLTLGSLLGTGLSLALLAVGFLLSAQNSPPITLHPLDPQNSTCRTYGSCEGCMLDPDCGFCFLENGTNVYDSSCVPVNQSSTDHAAWGRCSNGTEASDNPIWAYNYCPSSYSWIVLFGLILYLAFFAPGMGPMPWTVNSEIYPLWARSTGNACSAGVNWIFNVLVSLTFLHVAEFLTYYGAFFLYTGLAMLGLIFVLGCLPETKGLQLEEIENLFAGQLCSCGEPSPNSNRHVQYIRHDLEFSQANYGAVESDSAIAYITLR, from the exons ATGAGCAACCTCATGGCCAGCAGGAGACAGAAAGCCGGGGACGATGGAGAGCGGAGTCTCATAGGACCTCCATCTAGGCATGTGGATGAGAATCTCCCAGACCGGGATGCCCCCAAGCCGCTTTTTGTCTATTTGTTGGCGTTTTTCTCTGCCTTGGGGGGATTCCTCTTTGGGTATGACACTGGAGTGGTTTCTGGAGCCATGATTCTCCTCAAGAAGGAGATGAACCTGAATGCTCTGTGGCAGGAGCTGCTGGTTTCCAGTACTGTGGGAGCTGCGGCGCTCTCTGCCCTGAGTGGAGGCTACCTGAACGGGTGGCTGGGCCGCAGGATCTGTATCCTTGTGGCCAGCTTTATCTTCACTGTCGGTGGCATCATCTTGAGTCTTGCCCCAGACAAGGTGGTCCTCCTTGTTGGCAGAATTACAGTTGGTTTGGGCATAG GCATTGCTTCCATGACTGTTCCTGTGTACATCGCAGAAGTTTCCCCTCCTCACCTGCGAGGTCAGCTGGTCACTATCAATTCCCTTTTTATCACTGGTGGCCAGTTCATTGCCAGTGTGATTGATGGGGCTTTCAGCTACGTGAGACAAGACGGCTGGAG GTACATGTTGGGCCTTTCCTGCCTTCCTTCTGTGCTGCAGTTCTTCGGCTTTATTTTTCTGCCCGAGAGCCCCCGTTGGCTCCTCCAAAAAGGCCGAAGCCTAGAGGCTCATCAGGTTCTCAGCCAGATCAGAGGAGGCCAGAACATTGATGAGGAGTATGACACCATCAGAGCCAGCattgaggaagaagagaaagatttaAATGGAG GTGGGCCTGTTATTTTCCGTATCCTCAGGCACTCGCCGACTCGTAGGGCTCTCATCGTTGGTTGTGGGCTCCAGATGTTTCAGCAGTTGTCTGGGATAAACACCGTCAT GTACTACAGTGCAACCATTGTGCAGATGGCTGGGGTGCGTGATGATAAACAGGCAATATGGTTGGCCGCAGCAACTTCAGCTACCAACTTCGTGTTCACCTTGTTGGGAGTCTGGCTTGTTGAGAAAGTGGGTCGCAGGAAGCTGACCCTGGGCAGTCTTTTAG GAACTGGTCTGAGTCTGGCTCTGTTGGCAGTTGGGTTCTTGTTATCTGCCCAGAACTCTCCTCCTATAACCCTCCACCCATTAGACCCCCAAAACTCAACCTGCAGGACATATgg GTCTTGTGAAGGCTGCATGCTGGATCCAGATTGTGGATTTTGTTTCCTTGAAAATGGCACCAACGTGTACGACTCTTCCTGTGTTCCTGTCAATCAGTCATCCACGGATCATGCAGCCTGGGGAAG gTGTTCCAATGGAACAGAAGCAAGCGACAATCCAATTTGGGCGTACAACTACTGTCCTTCGTCTTACTCCTGGATTGTTCTTTTTGGCCTCATCCTCTACCTTGCGTTCTTTGCTCCag GTATGGGCCCCATGCCTTGGACAGTGAACTCTGAGATCTACCCACTTTGGGCGCGCAGTACTGGCAACGCCTGTTCAGCTGGAGTGAACTGGATCTTCAATGTCTTGGTGTCTCTGACGTTTCTCCATGTTGCAGAGTTTCTTACTTATTATG GTGCGTTCTTCTTGTACACGGGCCTGGCCATGCTGGGTCTCATCTTTGTACTGGGCTGCCTCCCAGAGACAAAGGGCCTACAGCTGGAAGAGATTGAGAACCTGTTCgcaggtcagctctgctcctGTGGAGAGCCTTCACCCAACAGCAATCGTCATGTCCAATACATCCGG catGATTTGGAATTCAGCCAAGCAAACTATGGAGCCGTGGAGTCAGACAGTGCCATAGCCTATATAACT CTGAGATAA
- the LOC113026351 gene encoding proton myo-inositol cotransporter-like isoform X3 produces MSNLMASRRQKAGDDGERSLIGPPSRHVDENLPDRDAPKPLFVYLLAFFSALGGFLFGYDTGVVSGAMILLKKEMNLNALWQELLVSSTVGAAALSALSGGYLNGWLGRRICILVASFIFTVGGIILSLAPDKVVLLVGRITVGLGIGIASMTVPVYIAEVSPPHLRGQLVTINSLFITGGQFIASVIDGAFSYVRQDGWRYMLGLSCLPSVLQFFGFIFLPESPRWLLQKGRSLEAHQVLSQIRGGQNIDEEYDTIRASIEEEEKDLNGGGPVIFRILRHSPTRRALIVGCGLQMFQQLSGINTVMYYSATIVQMAGVRDDKQAIWLAAATSATNFVFTLLGVWLVEKVGRRKLTLGSLLGTGLSLALLAVGFLLSAQNSPPITLHPLDPQNSTCRTYGSCEGCMLDPDCGFCFLENGTNVYDSSCVPVNQSSTDHAAWGRCSNGTEASDNPIWAYNYCPSSYSWIVLFGLILYLAFFAPGMGPMPWTVNSEIYPLWARSTGNACSAGVNWIFNVLVSLTFLHVAEFLTYYGAFFLYTGLAMLGLIFVLGCLPETKGLQLEEIENLFAGQLCSCGEPSPNSNRHVQYIRVKGSNYLPSDNDASDVE; encoded by the exons ATGAGCAACCTCATGGCCAGCAGGAGACAGAAAGCCGGGGACGATGGAGAGCGGAGTCTCATAGGACCTCCATCTAGGCATGTGGATGAGAATCTCCCAGACCGGGATGCCCCCAAGCCGCTTTTTGTCTATTTGTTGGCGTTTTTCTCTGCCTTGGGGGGATTCCTCTTTGGGTATGACACTGGAGTGGTTTCTGGAGCCATGATTCTCCTCAAGAAGGAGATGAACCTGAATGCTCTGTGGCAGGAGCTGCTGGTTTCCAGTACTGTGGGAGCTGCGGCGCTCTCTGCCCTGAGTGGAGGCTACCTGAACGGGTGGCTGGGCCGCAGGATCTGTATCCTTGTGGCCAGCTTTATCTTCACTGTCGGTGGCATCATCTTGAGTCTTGCCCCAGACAAGGTGGTCCTCCTTGTTGGCAGAATTACAGTTGGTTTGGGCATAG GCATTGCTTCCATGACTGTTCCTGTGTACATCGCAGAAGTTTCCCCTCCTCACCTGCGAGGTCAGCTGGTCACTATCAATTCCCTTTTTATCACTGGTGGCCAGTTCATTGCCAGTGTGATTGATGGGGCTTTCAGCTACGTGAGACAAGACGGCTGGAG GTACATGTTGGGCCTTTCCTGCCTTCCTTCTGTGCTGCAGTTCTTCGGCTTTATTTTTCTGCCCGAGAGCCCCCGTTGGCTCCTCCAAAAAGGCCGAAGCCTAGAGGCTCATCAGGTTCTCAGCCAGATCAGAGGAGGCCAGAACATTGATGAGGAGTATGACACCATCAGAGCCAGCattgaggaagaagagaaagatttaAATGGAG GTGGGCCTGTTATTTTCCGTATCCTCAGGCACTCGCCGACTCGTAGGGCTCTCATCGTTGGTTGTGGGCTCCAGATGTTTCAGCAGTTGTCTGGGATAAACACCGTCAT GTACTACAGTGCAACCATTGTGCAGATGGCTGGGGTGCGTGATGATAAACAGGCAATATGGTTGGCCGCAGCAACTTCAGCTACCAACTTCGTGTTCACCTTGTTGGGAGTCTGGCTTGTTGAGAAAGTGGGTCGCAGGAAGCTGACCCTGGGCAGTCTTTTAG GAACTGGTCTGAGTCTGGCTCTGTTGGCAGTTGGGTTCTTGTTATCTGCCCAGAACTCTCCTCCTATAACCCTCCACCCATTAGACCCCCAAAACTCAACCTGCAGGACATATgg GTCTTGTGAAGGCTGCATGCTGGATCCAGATTGTGGATTTTGTTTCCTTGAAAATGGCACCAACGTGTACGACTCTTCCTGTGTTCCTGTCAATCAGTCATCCACGGATCATGCAGCCTGGGGAAG gTGTTCCAATGGAACAGAAGCAAGCGACAATCCAATTTGGGCGTACAACTACTGTCCTTCGTCTTACTCCTGGATTGTTCTTTTTGGCCTCATCCTCTACCTTGCGTTCTTTGCTCCag GTATGGGCCCCATGCCTTGGACAGTGAACTCTGAGATCTACCCACTTTGGGCGCGCAGTACTGGCAACGCCTGTTCAGCTGGAGTGAACTGGATCTTCAATGTCTTGGTGTCTCTGACGTTTCTCCATGTTGCAGAGTTTCTTACTTATTATG GTGCGTTCTTCTTGTACACGGGCCTGGCCATGCTGGGTCTCATCTTTGTACTGGGCTGCCTCCCAGAGACAAAGGGCCTACAGCTGGAAGAGATTGAGAACCTGTTCgcaggtcagctctgctcctGTGGAGAGCCTTCACCCAACAGCAATCGTCATGTCCAATACATCCGGGTAAAAGGCAGCAACTACCTCCCCTCTGACAACGACGCCTCAGATGTAGAGTAG
- the LOC113026351 gene encoding proton myo-inositol cotransporter-like isoform X1, whose protein sequence is MSNLMASRRQKAGDDGERSLIGPPSRHVDENLPDRDAPKPLFVYLLAFFSALGGFLFGYDTGVVSGAMILLKKEMNLNALWQELLVSSTVGAAALSALSGGYLNGWLGRRICILVASFIFTVGGIILSLAPDKVVLLVGRITVGLGIGIASMTVPVYIAEVSPPHLRGQLVTINSLFITGGQFIASVIDGAFSYVRQDGWRYMLGLSCLPSVLQFFGFIFLPESPRWLLQKGRSLEAHQVLSQIRGGQNIDEEYDTIRASIEEEEKDLNGGGPVIFRILRHSPTRRALIVGCGLQMFQQLSGINTVMYYSATIVQMAGVRDDKQAIWLAAATSATNFVFTLLGVWLVEKVGRRKLTLGSLLGTGLSLALLAVGFLLSAQNSPPITLHPLDPQNSTCRTYGSCEGCMLDPDCGFCFLENGTNVYDSSCVPVNQSSTDHAAWGRCSNGTEASDNPIWAYNYCPSSYSWIVLFGLILYLAFFAPGMGPMPWTVNSEIYPLWARSTGNACSAGVNWIFNVLVSLTFLHVAEFLTYYGAFFLYTGLAMLGLIFVLGCLPETKGLQLEEIENLFAGQLCSCGEPSPNSNRHVQYIRHDLEFSQANYGAVESDSAIAYITVSNASRY, encoded by the exons ATGAGCAACCTCATGGCCAGCAGGAGACAGAAAGCCGGGGACGATGGAGAGCGGAGTCTCATAGGACCTCCATCTAGGCATGTGGATGAGAATCTCCCAGACCGGGATGCCCCCAAGCCGCTTTTTGTCTATTTGTTGGCGTTTTTCTCTGCCTTGGGGGGATTCCTCTTTGGGTATGACACTGGAGTGGTTTCTGGAGCCATGATTCTCCTCAAGAAGGAGATGAACCTGAATGCTCTGTGGCAGGAGCTGCTGGTTTCCAGTACTGTGGGAGCTGCGGCGCTCTCTGCCCTGAGTGGAGGCTACCTGAACGGGTGGCTGGGCCGCAGGATCTGTATCCTTGTGGCCAGCTTTATCTTCACTGTCGGTGGCATCATCTTGAGTCTTGCCCCAGACAAGGTGGTCCTCCTTGTTGGCAGAATTACAGTTGGTTTGGGCATAG GCATTGCTTCCATGACTGTTCCTGTGTACATCGCAGAAGTTTCCCCTCCTCACCTGCGAGGTCAGCTGGTCACTATCAATTCCCTTTTTATCACTGGTGGCCAGTTCATTGCCAGTGTGATTGATGGGGCTTTCAGCTACGTGAGACAAGACGGCTGGAG GTACATGTTGGGCCTTTCCTGCCTTCCTTCTGTGCTGCAGTTCTTCGGCTTTATTTTTCTGCCCGAGAGCCCCCGTTGGCTCCTCCAAAAAGGCCGAAGCCTAGAGGCTCATCAGGTTCTCAGCCAGATCAGAGGAGGCCAGAACATTGATGAGGAGTATGACACCATCAGAGCCAGCattgaggaagaagagaaagatttaAATGGAG GTGGGCCTGTTATTTTCCGTATCCTCAGGCACTCGCCGACTCGTAGGGCTCTCATCGTTGGTTGTGGGCTCCAGATGTTTCAGCAGTTGTCTGGGATAAACACCGTCAT GTACTACAGTGCAACCATTGTGCAGATGGCTGGGGTGCGTGATGATAAACAGGCAATATGGTTGGCCGCAGCAACTTCAGCTACCAACTTCGTGTTCACCTTGTTGGGAGTCTGGCTTGTTGAGAAAGTGGGTCGCAGGAAGCTGACCCTGGGCAGTCTTTTAG GAACTGGTCTGAGTCTGGCTCTGTTGGCAGTTGGGTTCTTGTTATCTGCCCAGAACTCTCCTCCTATAACCCTCCACCCATTAGACCCCCAAAACTCAACCTGCAGGACATATgg GTCTTGTGAAGGCTGCATGCTGGATCCAGATTGTGGATTTTGTTTCCTTGAAAATGGCACCAACGTGTACGACTCTTCCTGTGTTCCTGTCAATCAGTCATCCACGGATCATGCAGCCTGGGGAAG gTGTTCCAATGGAACAGAAGCAAGCGACAATCCAATTTGGGCGTACAACTACTGTCCTTCGTCTTACTCCTGGATTGTTCTTTTTGGCCTCATCCTCTACCTTGCGTTCTTTGCTCCag GTATGGGCCCCATGCCTTGGACAGTGAACTCTGAGATCTACCCACTTTGGGCGCGCAGTACTGGCAACGCCTGTTCAGCTGGAGTGAACTGGATCTTCAATGTCTTGGTGTCTCTGACGTTTCTCCATGTTGCAGAGTTTCTTACTTATTATG GTGCGTTCTTCTTGTACACGGGCCTGGCCATGCTGGGTCTCATCTTTGTACTGGGCTGCCTCCCAGAGACAAAGGGCCTACAGCTGGAAGAGATTGAGAACCTGTTCgcaggtcagctctgctcctGTGGAGAGCCTTCACCCAACAGCAATCGTCATGTCCAATACATCCGG catGATTTGGAATTCAGCCAAGCAAACTATGGAGCCGTGGAGTCAGACAGTGCCATAGCCTATATAACTGTAAGTAATGCATCGAGGTATTAA